One part of the Deinococcus aquaedulcis genome encodes these proteins:
- a CDS encoding VirB4 family type IV secretion system protein, which yields MKSKAAARQKKTPFKVDAYGAKIMDVGDTQPYWDIVSDAWARGAEEDLKTAGLMVNETGHIEFSLRLDPPSRMLMSDENLEARHYDLKTVLQVGIPEGERARLYIRISTIPYDRFQNLKQAGKNGKNPVAQFLVKKRLDRLDDKRRQGTIKEWSFYLTCTVKPSRPFSKDSPPDPEHLRKEVQRAQRRREELLNRVRNAGYRAEAMSAQEMFQEAWYYHNLDFLGGTPPQLLTESKARYEGAPTVQGAKDFLTLKRQILTTPTRTEDHAVVVNGSTLVYAVSLHELPRQTEFGVLNAVAERITTGNMLFCIEVAHRDHGMEMEALEGANSKLHSATTSTKYAPSASAQQRYGSIKETLALVYEEGDNFYDVGVSVLLFAQGRDQLNEMLSQASTAFALFRSPRPIMHGYQSKHLYRALAPFNGRRTEFSFKLVETNAVGFMPAIAPFQGAGGGTLLYRNRSNALTTFDPFAAGMGATHFMVIAPTRWGKTFLTQSMVLALIPEYDPVVTVIDRKNDFKDMIMSLGGVHVEFGGGGSATFNPMDLPAGEHAPDEGKMTFLLTLWRDFIPRNSDEERAGLEDTVLREAILMTYKAFYQEELPPRLRDVHGTLDTMTMYSDGDPMRASAVDVARSLAARMRPFLHDSNWGKVIDQYTNRDTNAKYMYYDLSKIPINAEQETKIAMRIVQDRVWQSARLIPGRKLCLVEEMGSTIRTKSDRDYMASWLRMGASFGLSVGGITQLAADLENMPELRDSFSWFFFGRLTNTDGLTKHLKMPATVAKAVTGLQKVDKDFTEWVLAFRPDEGDVNGEIIRVEESEHFFWLCSSQENHRRLREAAIKARHGDQLAAVEDLVAGRYPEIELAEEETEEELGSLPLHQLPVLETEAFV from the coding sequence GTGAAATCCAAAGCGGCCGCCCGGCAAAAAAAAACCCCGTTCAAGGTGGACGCCTACGGCGCAAAAATCATGGACGTGGGGGACACCCAGCCCTACTGGGACATCGTGTCCGATGCCTGGGCCAGAGGTGCTGAGGAAGACCTGAAAACCGCTGGCCTGATGGTCAACGAGACCGGCCACATTGAATTCAGCCTGCGCCTGGACCCCCCGTCACGCATGCTCATGAGTGACGAGAACCTGGAAGCCAGGCATTACGACCTCAAAACCGTGCTGCAGGTGGGCATTCCCGAAGGGGAGCGTGCCCGCCTGTACATTCGCATTTCCACGATTCCCTATGACCGCTTTCAGAACCTGAAGCAGGCAGGCAAGAACGGGAAGAACCCCGTCGCGCAGTTTCTGGTCAAAAAGAGACTGGACCGCCTCGACGATAAACGCCGCCAGGGGACCATCAAGGAATGGTCGTTCTACCTGACCTGCACGGTGAAGCCGAGCCGGCCCTTTTCCAAAGACAGTCCGCCTGATCCGGAGCACCTGCGCAAAGAAGTGCAGCGTGCCCAGCGGCGCCGCGAAGAACTGCTCAACCGCGTGCGCAACGCCGGGTACCGCGCCGAGGCCATGAGCGCGCAGGAGATGTTTCAGGAAGCGTGGTACTACCACAACCTGGACTTCCTGGGCGGCACACCGCCCCAGCTGCTCACGGAAAGCAAAGCGCGGTATGAGGGCGCCCCCACCGTGCAGGGCGCCAAAGACTTTCTGACCCTTAAGCGTCAGATCCTGACGACGCCCACCCGCACGGAAGATCACGCCGTCGTGGTGAACGGCAGCACCCTGGTCTATGCCGTCAGTCTGCACGAGCTGCCCCGGCAAACCGAGTTTGGGGTGCTCAACGCCGTGGCCGAGCGCATCACGACGGGCAACATGCTGTTCTGCATCGAGGTTGCCCACCGGGATCACGGCATGGAAATGGAGGCGCTGGAGGGCGCGAACAGCAAACTGCACAGCGCGACCACCAGCACGAAGTACGCGCCGAGCGCGAGCGCGCAGCAGCGGTACGGGTCGATCAAGGAGACCTTGGCCCTGGTATACGAGGAAGGCGACAACTTCTATGACGTGGGGGTCAGTGTTCTGCTGTTTGCTCAGGGCCGTGACCAGCTGAACGAAATGCTCAGCCAGGCCAGCACCGCCTTTGCCCTGTTCCGGTCCCCCAGGCCCATCATGCACGGGTACCAGAGCAAGCACCTGTACCGCGCGCTGGCGCCCTTCAATGGCCGCCGCACGGAGTTCTCGTTCAAGCTCGTGGAGACCAACGCGGTGGGCTTCATGCCCGCCATTGCGCCCTTCCAGGGGGCCGGTGGCGGCACGCTGCTGTACCGCAACCGCTCGAATGCCCTGACGACGTTTGACCCCTTCGCCGCTGGCATGGGCGCGACGCACTTCATGGTGATCGCCCCAACGCGCTGGGGGAAGACATTCCTCACGCAGAGCATGGTCCTGGCCTTGATCCCGGAGTATGACCCAGTGGTGACGGTCATTGACCGCAAGAACGACTTCAAGGACATGATCATGAGCCTTGGCGGCGTGCACGTGGAGTTCGGTGGGGGTGGCAGCGCCACCTTCAACCCCATGGACCTGCCTGCGGGTGAGCATGCGCCCGACGAAGGCAAGATGACCTTCCTGCTGACCCTGTGGCGGGACTTCATTCCCCGCAACTCCGACGAGGAGCGCGCGGGCCTGGAAGACACGGTGCTGCGCGAGGCCATCCTGATGACCTACAAGGCCTTCTATCAAGAAGAGTTGCCGCCCAGGCTGCGGGACGTGCACGGCACGCTGGACACCATGACCATGTATTCCGACGGCGACCCGATGCGGGCCAGCGCCGTGGACGTGGCCCGGTCACTGGCCGCCCGCATGCGGCCCTTCCTGCACGATTCGAACTGGGGCAAGGTCATTGACCAGTACACCAACCGCGATACCAACGCGAAGTACATGTACTACGACCTCTCGAAAATCCCCATCAATGCCGAGCAGGAAACGAAAATCGCTATGCGGATCGTGCAGGACCGCGTATGGCAGAGTGCCCGCCTGATTCCGGGGCGCAAGCTGTGCCTGGTCGAGGAGATGGGTTCGACAATCCGGACAAAGAGCGACCGCGACTACATGGCCTCCTGGCTGCGCATGGGCGCGTCGTTTGGCCTGAGCGTAGGCGGCATTACCCAGCTGGCAGCGGATCTCGAAAACATGCCGGAGCTGCGTGATTCCTTCTCCTGGTTCTTCTTTGGCCGCCTGACGAACACGGACGGGCTGACCAAACACCTGAAGATGCCGGCGACCGTGGCCAAGGCCGTGACGGGCCTGCAGAAGGTGGACAAGGACTTCACGGAATGGGTGCTGGCCTTCCGACCGGACGAGGGCGACGTGAACGGCGAAATTATCCGCGTGGAGGAATCCGAGCACTTTTTCTGGCTGTGCTCCAGCCAGGAGAACCACCGCCGCCTGCGCGAAGCAGCGATCAAGGCCCGGCATGGCGACCAGCTGGCGGCGGTCGAGGATCTGGTGGCCGGGCGTTACCCAGAGATCGAGCTGGCCGAAGAGGAGACCGAAGAGGAGCTGGGCAGTCTGCCGCTGCACCAGTTGCCGGTACTGGAAACGGAGGCCTTCGTATGA
- a CDS encoding outer membrane protein produces the protein MQARALLLTLALLGTAGAQATQLPVTAPAAVAIRDVPAGHWAREAVELLVGQGLLLGFPDGTFKGTQGITRYEAAVIFARFLQSGQFASAALTQEQVQVLSRGLLEVSDELKDVLGRVAAIEAKNDTQDARLGAVEGALATMNDSLTTLKQTSEPAVDARLMNLEHTAATLPALASSLTPKTEHQALEARVLALEMGGVQVPPVVAPLPFPTGPEPARDGYAGLAVDRQSTFGVTAAVGTRALLGPIGGQVGVSYSGGAVSADVAGTVHFGNASGLSPYVGAGAGATFSQGRNTGSATDLYGLGLAGVNYAVTPQVGVFVEGAGRYYLSNAGQGTGLTSTDSKGLRAQARIGLRLRF, from the coding sequence GTGCAGGCGCGTGCACTGCTGCTCACCCTGGCCCTGCTGGGAACCGCTGGCGCCCAGGCGACCCAGCTGCCGGTTACCGCTCCAGCCGCCGTGGCCATCCGCGACGTCCCTGCCGGTCACTGGGCCCGCGAGGCCGTAGAACTCCTGGTGGGTCAGGGCCTGCTCCTGGGCTTCCCTGACGGCACGTTCAAAGGCACCCAGGGCATCACGCGGTATGAAGCGGCTGTGATCTTCGCGCGGTTCCTGCAGTCGGGGCAGTTCGCCAGTGCGGCGCTAACGCAGGAACAGGTGCAGGTCCTGAGCCGCGGCCTGCTGGAGGTCAGCGACGAGCTGAAAGACGTGCTGGGGCGTGTAGCCGCTATTGAGGCGAAGAACGACACCCAGGATGCCCGCCTGGGGGCCGTGGAAGGCGCCCTGGCCACCATGAACGACAGCCTGACGACACTCAAGCAGACGAGTGAACCGGCCGTGGACGCTCGCCTGATGAATCTGGAGCACACGGCGGCCACGCTCCCAGCGCTGGCCAGCAGCCTGACCCCGAAGACGGAGCATCAGGCCCTGGAAGCGCGTGTGCTGGCCCTGGAGATGGGGGGCGTGCAGGTGCCGCCCGTGGTGGCGCCCCTGCCCTTCCCGACCGGTCCTGAGCCCGCCCGGGATGGATACGCCGGGTTGGCCGTAGACCGGCAGAGCACCTTTGGGGTGACGGCCGCCGTGGGGACTCGGGCCCTGCTGGGTCCCATTGGCGGCCAAGTGGGCGTGAGCTATAGCGGCGGGGCCGTGAGCGCCGACGTGGCCGGAACGGTGCACTTCGGGAATGCCAGTGGCCTGTCCCCGTATGTGGGTGCTGGTGCGGGAGCCACGTTCAGCCAGGGGCGCAACACAGGGTCCGCCACGGATCTGTACGGCCTGGGTCTGGCCGGCGTGAACTACGCCGTCACGCCACAGGTGGGCGTGTTTGTCGAAGGCGCCGGGCGGTACTACCTTTCCAACGCTGGGCAGGGCACCGGACTGACCAGCACCGACAGCAAGGGACTGCGCGCACAGGCCAGGATCGGCCTGCGATTGAGGTTCTGA
- a CDS encoding AAA family ATPase translates to MSALQVAPQGHRYPIINQQEDLRALLSFLPQDIQAQVRPVLYDLEELKIIEEQPLWVLTSGEVYKPFPLKITFDHMTFIGSKCKTFRDDNRRGIDRTGHRISRVLSAGAPLSYTFRVGRYFDGIGEPFRKFIEVNPSFLLVGEAGTGKTTTLRGLIKVTAEYYPMQVVVVDTSGEVGGSGKIQHPGIGQAHIIPVENKALQALLMEEAVKNQNPRVLAVDEINRLAEAEAIVVGKTNGARLIGTTHGATIPGLLANKNLTPLFDPEPVFHWLVITERRGQYRVYRAAEAVAAVRAGRVPEGEVVYV, encoded by the coding sequence ATGAGCGCCCTGCAGGTGGCCCCACAGGGCCACCGGTACCCCATCATCAACCAGCAGGAGGACCTGAGGGCCCTCCTGTCGTTTTTGCCCCAGGACATCCAGGCGCAGGTGAGGCCCGTGCTGTACGACCTGGAGGAGCTGAAGATCATCGAGGAGCAGCCGCTGTGGGTGCTGACCAGTGGTGAGGTGTACAAGCCCTTTCCTCTGAAGATCACCTTTGACCACATGACGTTCATCGGGTCGAAGTGCAAGACCTTCCGCGATGACAACCGGCGCGGCATTGACCGGACGGGCCACCGCATCAGCCGCGTGCTGTCAGCTGGTGCGCCGCTGTCCTACACCTTCCGCGTGGGCCGGTACTTTGACGGGATCGGCGAACCGTTCCGGAAGTTCATTGAGGTCAACCCGAGCTTCCTGCTGGTGGGTGAGGCGGGGACGGGAAAAACGACGACCCTGCGCGGGTTGATCAAGGTCACGGCGGAGTATTACCCCATGCAGGTGGTGGTGGTGGATACCTCGGGTGAAGTGGGGGGATCGGGGAAGATCCAGCATCCCGGGATTGGCCAGGCCCACATCATTCCGGTCGAGAACAAGGCGCTGCAGGCCCTCTTGATGGAGGAGGCGGTCAAAAACCAGAACCCAAGGGTGCTGGCCGTGGACGAGATCAACCGGCTGGCCGAGGCGGAAGCCATTGTGGTGGGCAAGACGAACGGCGCGCGCCTGATCGGGACGACCCACGGGGCCACGATTCCTGGCCTGCTGGCGAACAAGAACCTCACGCCCCTGTTTGACCCGGAGCCGGTGTTTCACTGGCTGGTGATCACGGAGCGGCGCGGGCAGTACCGGGTGTACCGTGCAGCAGAAGCGGTGGCGGCAGTCCGGGCTGGACGGGTCCCGGAAGGCGAAGTGGTCTACGTCTGA
- a CDS encoding phospholipase D-like domain-containing protein — MKRALTLFLSLTGAASATPVGHAKVLDLIGTAQTRVLLYAPQVTDAVLADALRLKAMEGVPTYLVTVPYFSYQPGSLVNGLALAGAKVFEADINSVEAVLIVDDKVFTGRTFGKTNAPLQYLGNSPAVTNKQVKWFEAAARTARPLSAWNAAQRLWSLQK; from the coding sequence ATGAAGCGCGCCCTGACCCTGTTTCTTTCTCTCACGGGGGCGGCTTCGGCCACTCCGGTGGGGCATGCCAAGGTCCTGGATCTGATCGGAACTGCGCAGACGCGGGTGCTGCTGTACGCGCCCCAGGTGACCGATGCAGTGCTGGCCGACGCGCTGCGCCTCAAGGCCATGGAGGGGGTGCCCACGTACCTCGTGACGGTGCCGTACTTCAGCTACCAGCCGGGTTCACTGGTCAATGGCCTCGCACTGGCGGGCGCCAAGGTCTTTGAAGCCGACATCAACAGTGTCGAGGCGGTGTTGATCGTGGACGACAAGGTGTTCACCGGCCGCACGTTTGGCAAGACCAATGCCCCGTTGCAGTACCTGGGCAACAGCCCAGCCGTGACGAACAAGCAAGTGAAATGGTTCGAGGCTGCCGCCCGGACTGCCCGCCCCCTGTCCGCGTGGAACGCGGCTCAACGCCTCTGGAGCCTACAGAAATGA
- a CDS encoding DUF3103 family protein, translated as MTLSRLLPVTFTVSLLLASCGQQAATEHVSKAPTSTAAQAQTNAALHTLAKQLAKAMVEPGVRTLIAQQTALRVTGDTEALYATLASQSTGKGTFAQSLSSGLSAQSLNALVAQIPNLHIAVRGAAWNAETTLPLVAVATEGGDEYAPVTAYDAQGRVHILDGRTAPTMPVVAVGVNERVDAQGTVLPQILPGTQNGANLTAQVCHGVKLVRVDIQDAKEPFIRGSAEIFVAVKGAGIGWHGQLTSVFDAAHHIVEQYFGCTDGDVHFYWYERDGGAQNHMLYVGPYSFGWMNDNEDDFMGSVKMQKSLFDGSTTDIRDMGTTKQYTQ; from the coding sequence ATGACACTGTCCCGTCTTCTTCCCGTTACCTTTACCGTCAGTCTTCTTCTGGCCTCCTGTGGGCAGCAAGCTGCCACCGAACATGTCTCCAAGGCCCCCACATCGACCGCCGCTCAGGCGCAGACGAACGCGGCACTCCACACGCTCGCCAAGCAACTCGCCAAGGCTATGGTCGAGCCCGGTGTGCGCACCCTCATCGCCCAGCAAACGGCTCTGAGAGTGACCGGGGATACCGAAGCCCTGTACGCTACCCTCGCGTCTCAGTCAACTGGCAAAGGCACCTTCGCGCAATCCCTATCTTCTGGACTTAGCGCCCAAAGCTTAAACGCCCTCGTCGCCCAGATTCCCAACCTGCACATCGCTGTCCGCGGCGCCGCCTGGAACGCCGAAACGACTCTGCCCCTGGTCGCCGTGGCCACAGAAGGTGGGGACGAATATGCGCCGGTGACCGCGTATGACGCCCAAGGCCGCGTGCACATCCTCGATGGCCGCACCGCGCCGACCATGCCGGTGGTGGCTGTGGGCGTCAACGAGCGGGTGGATGCTCAGGGAACAGTGTTACCGCAAATCCTTCCTGGGACGCAGAACGGGGCGAACCTGACCGCGCAGGTGTGTCACGGGGTGAAACTCGTTCGCGTTGATATTCAAGATGCGAAGGAACCGTTTATCAGAGGGTCGGCTGAAATCTTTGTCGCGGTCAAAGGCGCTGGCATCGGCTGGCACGGTCAACTGACATCCGTCTTTGACGCTGCACATCACATTGTTGAGCAGTATTTTGGATGCACGGATGGCGACGTACACTTTTACTGGTACGAGCGAGACGGTGGAGCCCAAAATCATATGCTTTATGTCGGTCCTTACAGCTTTGGCTGGATGAACGATAACGAGGACGACTTCATGGGCAGTGTGAAGATGCAAAAGAGTCTGTTCGATGGCTCGACCACCGATATCAGAGACATGGGGACCACGAAACAGTACACCCAGTGA